The Clostridium cylindrosporum DSM 605 genomic interval TAGTCTTCCTTGCATGTCTCCACCTAGGCACTTCATAGCACAAGCCGCTATAACTCCCTCAGGTGCTCCACCTCTTCCTACCATTATGTCTACACCTGTATCTTCAAAACCAGTTGCTATTGCTGAAGCCACATCACCATCTGTAATAAGCTTCATTCTAGCTCCAACTTTTCTAACCTCGTCCATATGATGTTGATGTCTTTCTCTATCAAGCATAATAACAGTTACATCTTCAACTTTCTTCCCTAGTGCCTTTGCAACATTTATTATGTTTTCACTTAAAGGTGCATCAAGACTTACACATCCAGCTGCCTTTGGTCCTACAGCTATCTTATCCATATACATATCTGGTGCATGAAGTAGGCATCCCTTTCTTGCGATCCCTACAACTGCTATAGCATTAGGAACCCCTTTTGCAACAAGGTTTGTTCCATCAAGTGGGTCTACTGCTATGTCAACCTCTATAGAATCTTCTCCACCATGCCCTACTTTTTCACCTATATAAAGCATTGGAGCCTCGTCCATTTCTCCTTCTCCAATAACTACTGTTCCCCTAATATTTAGAAGGTCAAAAGTCTTTCTCATACCGTCAACAGCTGCTTGGTCTGCTGCAATCTTATCACCACGACCCATAAGTTTTGCAGAATTTAACGCTGCGGCCTCTGTTACTCTAACTAATCCTAAGGCTAGATCTCTATCCATACTTATATCCTCCCAATGTGCTATACACTTACAAATCTTTTAATTCAATTATATACAACTTTTTTAAAGTGTGTCAATAATATGTCTTTATGTTTATAGTTATTAAATCAATATGTTATATTAATTATTAAATAGTATAGTTTATTTAGTATATTTTTCTATAAGATCCTTTAAAATCTCCACCCCAAAACTTGGATTATTCGATGTACCTACTTCCCCAGCTAACATAAATCCATTAACCCCTAGCTTAATAGAATTATATATATCATTTAGTTCTCCAATTGTAGGCATTTTTTCCTTTTTAGATGATTCTAAAACATATGTAGCAATAACAAATGGTTTATCACTATTCTTCATTTTCTTTAAAAGGCCTTCTTGAATAATAGGTATCATGTAATATGGAACCTCAGCTTTAAGATCACCACGCCCTAGCATTATGCCATCACTTATCTTTAGAATTTCGTCAATATTATCCATGCCTTCTTGACATTCTATTTTGGACCAAACCTTAGGATACTTAAATCCTTCTATATTAGAGTAACTTTCAATGCACCTTCTAACATCTTCTATATCCTTTTTTCCTGATACATAGGATGCACATATAATATCAACACCTTTTTTTACTCCCCATTCAATATCCTTTTTATCTTTTTCAGAAATCCGAAGCCTTTTTCTATCTATACCTGGAAGATTAATCCCTTTTTCCTCCCTTATAACCCCGCCTTTTACTGCCTCTGCCATAATAAATCTTGAATCCTTTTTAATTATCCTAAAATGCATAGTTGCATCCTTCATAAATATCTCTCTAGCACCTAAAAGATCTAAAAAGTCCCCTTCATAATTAATTGGAATAAGAGGATACTTTGATACTTTGAATCTATTTATATACATATCATCAAGACAGAATAATACCTTTTCACCTTTTTTAATAAGAACTTCTCCTACAAACCTTTTCGAAACTCTAAGTTTATTCCCTTGTAAATCTTGCATTATTTGGACACTTGGATAATTTCTTTTTATGTCTTTAATAAGTTTTTCTATTTTACTATATTGCGAATGAGAAAAGTTAAATCTTGAAGTAGTCATACCTGCATTAACTAACCTTTCAATATCAGCTATAGTATTTATTTTAGGTCCCATGGAGCAAATCAGATACATCCTCTACACCTCATTTAACTTAAATATTTAAAGTAAATACATTACAATCTAAACCATAGAAAAAGCTCCCCTAGAGAATAAAATTCCCTAAAAAGAGCTTTTTAATTACTATTTTTCAAAACTTTCCCAATCCTTCATAAACTTTTCAATACCTATATCAGTTTGTGGATGCTGAGTCATTTGTTTTAGTACTTTAAAAGGAACTGTTGATATATGACTTCCAGCTAGAGCTGAGTTAATAGCATGAATAGGATGTCTTATGCTTGCGGAAATAATTTCTGTTTCTATACCATGTATTTCAAACATAGAAACTATCTCCTCTATTAGCTTTATCCCTTCTTGACCTACATCATCTAATCTGCCAACAAAAGGACTAACATATGTTGCACCACTTTTCGCAGCAAGTAATGCCTGTGCTGATGAGAAAATAAGAGTAACATTTGTCTTAATTCCTTCACTTGAAAGAACCTTTACAGCTTTAAGACCTTCAATTGTCATAGGAATTTTTACTACTATATTTTGATGTATCTTTGAAAGTTCACGTCCTTCATTAATCATGCCTTGCGACTCAAGACTTATAACCTCCGCACTAATAGGTCCATTAACTATTTCAGCTATCTCACGAACAACCTGAACAAAATCTCTACCCTCTTTAGCTATAAGTGAAGGATTAGTTGTAACTCCGGATATTATCCCCCAGCTTTCTGCTTCTCTAATTTCTTCGACATTTGCAGTATCAATAAAAAGTTTCACTTTAAATTCCTCCTATATACACCTATCCTGTTTAGTATTATTTTAACACCCTTTTACTTTTATCTTCAACAACTCCAATAAATTTTAATAGGTTTAACATATCATTCATATATTTTTCTATAATATCATCAATATAAGGAGTCTTTCCAAAGAAAGCAATCTCCATACCAGAATCCGGACATGCTACTATATTAATATTCTTTTCTAGGATATCTTTCCTTTTTATATTATATATATGATAATTATCACATGCTATACAACTTATTTTAAGGATAATATCAGTAGCATTAAATCCTATCAACACAATATCCTTATTACAGTTACACCTTATAGTATTATTAACTTTTAAGTTGAACATGTTAAAATCAGATACATTATACTTTCCACACTCACTACATTTAACCGCTATCTTGTTGGAAGCATTCAAAATCAATACTACTCACCTCCGTATTAATATCTATTCTTTATAATAGTTAAAATTCCTTTTATTTTTCACAAAAAAACACTCTATTACTTTATTATTTATAGAAAATAGCTATACTAATTAGTATAAGCATCAAATATATAGACAAACTACAAGAGTGCTCCTAATACTTTTCTTCACAGACTTAAAGGCATTAGGAGCACTCTCATTTAAACTATTTAATTTATTTCTTCAATTGTTAATACCAATTTATTTTCGCTAATATTTGTACCCTGGGTTTCTATAATATAATCAAGTTCAACTCTTCCACCGCATTCGTTAACGTCAATACTAACTCTTCCTGGCTTTACTACAACCTCAAAGGCTCCATGTTCAGTACCATAAAGGCTTATATGATCATTACCTAATTTAAAAAGCAAATGTGATGTAGTTGTACCCTCTCTAAATAAATTCACCTCATCAGAGCCTATCTTAATACTAGTCTTAGTTCCCTTCATTCCTGAAATTTCACTTTCCTCATATTCAGCAATATAAATATCATTAAGCTTACTAAATAACCCTTCAGTAACTAGTTCTATTTCTTCAACTTCTTCACCAAAGCTTTGAATAGTCTTTACAGTGATCATAACCTTCTTTGATTTACTCTTCACAATAGCCACCTCCTTTAAATATTAATCTAAAATATAATTAATATTTCTCTATATCTATCTCTAGTATATTATCAATCTCTCTATTTAGGAACCTCTCCCCAACTTCTATGAACTTAGATGAATTGTCACTTACATAATACTTATATTCTCCTTTAACATCTTCATCATTTTTCAAATCCATTTCAGTTAACCTATCTAAAAGTTCTAAAGCTGTTTCCTTGGCTGGATTAATAAGCTTAACTTTATCCCCCATAACATCTTGAACAACCTTATTTAGCAAAGGATAGTGTGTACATCCCATAACAAGAGTATCAACTCCAAGAGTCTTCATATTTTCTAAGTATTCCTCAGCTATCATATATGAAACCTTTTTTTCACTCCATCCTTCCTCTGCTATAGGAACAAATAAAGGACATGGAGTTGAAAAAATTTCAGTACCTTCTTTAATAGAAGTTATCTCTTTAGAATAAGCACCACTTGAAACTGTTCCTTCTGTCCCAATAATACCTATTTTATTATTTCTTGTAGCACTTACAGCTGCTCTAGCCCCTGGAGAAATAACACCAATTATAGGAATGTTAAAATTCTCCCTTACAGCTTGAAGGGCAAAGGCAGATGCTGTATTACAAGCTATAACAATAGCCTTAACATCCTTTGTTTCTAAAAATCTAGATATTTGAAGTGAAAACTTTTTTATAGTTTCCTTAGATTTATTCCCATAGGGTACCCTTGCAGTATCTCCAAAATAAACTATATCTTCATTCGGTAGTATGTTCATTATTTCCTTTGCAACAGTAAGTCCTCCGATTCCTGAGTCGAATACTCCTATTGGCTTTCTCATCACTTAACTTCCCCACCTTCGCACAGAATCAAAAACGTCTGTTTTTTAACCCTATTATTATATCATAAAGGGGGTGGGGATTCTATATGCGCCCTTTATATGTAAGGAAAGCTTCACCGTAAGTATGTATTGTCTTATAAAAAATGCTACTGATTTCTCAGTAGCATTTCTATATAAATTACATAGTCAATTCACCATTTGGTGTTTCTATAACCTTTAGAATATTCTCTTCCTTACCTGTTTCAGCGTTTATATAGATTATATACTTTTCACCATCTTTACTTGCTACATATTCATAGCATAGAACTTCTCTACTTGAATCTATAGGAATATATGCTAATCTAATATTTTCTACCTTTAATTTTTTTGAAATTTGATCCTGGTATTTTTTGTAGTCAATTTTTGGCTTTGGTATATATCTTTGTTTACTGTGATCTTTAAGATATGTACTTGCTTCCACACCTACTACTTCACCATTATCAAGGGCAACCTTAATTTTAATTTGGTCAGCATATATAACAACGCTATCCTTTACGTATACGTAATTAATTATTGCTACGTTGTCATATCTTAATGCATATAGTGGTATCATATCTTGATACCCTTTAGACTTCATATATTCCCTACCCTTGATAACCGCATCCTTTACTGATAATTTATCAGTTTTTACATCACGATTATTAAGCATGTAGATTATCTTACCACCGTTTTTACTTATAGCTATATTAACTGTAGAATTCTTTTCACCCTTTGTGTTTGCAGCAAAGGTGTAGGCTGGAATATTCATCCTACTTGATTCACCTGTAAACTTAATACCTTGAATTTTATCAGCACCAATAGCATCCTTTGCATTTTGAAGTGCTACATCCTTCGATACAAGTTTCTCTTCTAAAATCTTAGGTTTTATGTTAAGTACTTTATCAGAGAAAGGTCCATCATAAATAAGAGTAGGATAATCATTCATTTGATTAGATATATTTTGAAATTTAATATCTACATTATTTTCCTTTAAAGCACTATTTACATTGCCACTAACTTGATCCTTTATTTGCTTCCAATCTATCTTACCCTCAGCTACATCCTTCTCAAGAGACTGTAATTGAAGAGTTAGATATGAAGAATAGTCTTTAAGTTCCTCTATTGTCTTAGCTTCCTTAGGATCTATATCAGCTCCTCTATTAGTGTTCTTTACTAATGTATATGTATAATCTGAAACTTGCGTTAAAAACTTAGAGGTTTGAGCTATGGATTCATTGGCAAGTGGCAAGTTATGTAGTTCATTTTTAGCTCCCTCTGCCTGCCTAGATATTTCTTCAAATAACAATACTCTTTGACCTGGAGTTTGGGATACAGTTGCCTTAGATAAAGACACCTGCATATTCTTTACATTTTCCAAAAGACTATAAATCCTCATTTGATACTGTGCCTGAATATAGTTTTTGTAGGCTTTGTTTTCTGTATATATAACTGTACCAAAGCTTATTATTCCGATAATCGCTATAATAACAGCTAAAGAAATAAGTGTTTGACGTTTAAACATATCCACACCTCCTTATTTAGTAAATCTATGACTTCCGATTACTATTACAATAGGTCTTGATCTTATCCATTTATTTTGGGTTTTAGCAGGATTATAAAAATACAAACATCCGCCTGATGGGTCCCATCCATTAATTGCATCTCTTGCAGCCTTTTTAGGTGCTGCTTCTAAGTCAGCATTAATCTGTCCATCATTTATTGAGGAAAATGCTCCTGGTTGGTAAACAACACCTGCGACGCTATTTGGAAATCTAGCATCTGAAACCCTATTCATTATAACTGCACCTACAGCTACTTGACCTTCATATGGTTCCCCTCTAGACTCTCCATTAATAGCCCTAGCTAATAACAATTCATCTGTCCTTGACAAACTTGTACTTCCTTCTTTATTTGAATCTGATGGTTTAGTATCCTTATCACTACTGCCACTTGATATTCCAAGTGTAGCTAATGTTTTATCTCCAGCAATTCCATCTACCTTTATACCTCTGTCTCGTTGAAGCTTTTTAACAGCCTCGAAGGTATCATAACCATAGTAGTTATCTGGAGTACCATTAAAGAATCCAAGCCATTTTAGATTCTGCTCAAGCTTTTTAATAGTGCTACTACTTGAGCCTACATTGTATATAGCCACAGGTACCGACCCTGTACTCTTTCTATAGTCAGTTATAGAAATTCCTGAAAATAGTACTATAAGTGATAACATTAAAAATAGCGAAAGTTTTCTCATATAAAATCACCTCCAAAAATAGTAAAGATATATTTTATTTTCTTCAAAAGAAATAATTTTATACTATACAAAGAGACTAAAGTATTATTATCAAAGCTAAACTTTTATCATTAAAGAAGGAATTTTATAATTTAAAATCAAATTGTGTAAATACTATAAAAAATATAACGATTTTGTAATTTGAAACAACTACCAAAATAGATATATAATTTATATTAATTATCCTATACATACTTAAGAAATAAGGAGATGATTATAATGAAGATTCTTGCCCTTACAGTTTCAGCGGGAAATGGACATAATAAGGCTGCTGAATCTATCAAAGATTACCTAACTAATAACTTTGAAGATATTGATGTTGAGATATTTGACACATTAAAATATATAAATCCTATTCTTGACAAACTAGTTGTAGGAAGTTACTTAAAAAGTGTAAAAAATACCCCTGCATTATATGGAAAACTTTATGAATATGCAGAAAATGATGATACGGTATCTAATCTTTCCGGATTTGTAAATGATATACTATCTATAAAATTAAAAAACTTAATTTTTCGAAAGAAGCCAGATGTGGTTTATTGTACACATCCATTCCCAGTTGAAATGCTTTCAATACTAAAAAGAAAACACAAAGTAGATATTCCTGTAGTTGCAATACTTACAGATTATGCACCACATTCATTTTGGTTCTATAACTCTATTGATGCCTATGTTATTCCACATGAAGACTTTGTGTGTGAAATTAGAGAAAAAGGCGTTCCAAAGGATACTATCTATCCACTTGGTATACCTATTTCTAATAGTTTTTTACAAAATGTAAATAAAGATAAGATCCGTGAGAATCTTGGTTTATCAAAGGATAAAACAACTCTCCTTCTAATGGGAGGAGGACTTGGAATAGGTAATATCACAAAAATATATAAAGAACTTTGTTTTAGTACCCTTGATCTTCAATTTATAATTTGTGCTGGCAATAACACTAAGCTAAAAAATCAACTTGAAAGCCTTAAAGCTAGAACACTTAAAAAAACTATTATCTTTGAATATACAGAAATGGTTCCTGAACTTATGTCAGTAAGTGATATTTTGGTATCTAAGCCAGGAGGTCTTACCATTTCCGAAG includes:
- a CDS encoding DUF1934 domain-containing protein, with the translated sequence MKSKSKKVMITVKTIQSFGEEVEEIELVTEGLFSKLNDIYIAEYEESEISGMKGTKTSIKIGSDEVNLFREGTTTSHLLFKLGNDHISLYGTEHGAFEVVVKPGRVSIDVNECGGRVELDYIIETQGTNISENKLVLTIEEIN
- the fsa gene encoding fructose-6-phosphate aldolase, which produces MKLFIDTANVEEIREAESWGIISGVTTNPSLIAKEGRDFVQVVREIAEIVNGPISAEVISLESQGMINEGRELSKIHQNIVVKIPMTIEGLKAVKVLSSEGIKTNVTLIFSSAQALLAAKSGATYVSPFVGRLDDVGQEGIKLIEEIVSMFEIHGIETEIISASIRHPIHAINSALAGSHISTVPFKVLKQMTQHPQTDIGIEKFMKDWESFEK
- a CDS encoding pyruvate kinase gives rise to the protein MYLICSMGPKINTIADIERLVNAGMTTSRFNFSHSQYSKIEKLIKDIKRNYPSVQIMQDLQGNKLRVSKRFVGEVLIKKGEKVLFCLDDMYINRFKVSKYPLIPINYEGDFLDLLGAREIFMKDATMHFRIIKKDSRFIMAEAVKGGVIREEKGINLPGIDRKRLRISEKDKKDIEWGVKKGVDIICASYVSGKKDIEDVRRCIESYSNIEGFKYPKVWSKIECQEGMDNIDEILKISDGIMLGRGDLKAEVPYYMIPIIQEGLLKKMKNSDKPFVIATYVLESSKKEKMPTIGELNDIYNSIKLGVNGFMLAGEVGTSNNPSFGVEILKDLIEKYTK
- the sleB gene encoding spore cortex-lytic enzyme, with protein sequence MRKLSLFLMLSLIVLFSGISITDYRKSTGSVPVAIYNVGSSSSTIKKLEQNLKWLGFFNGTPDNYYGYDTFEAVKKLQRDRGIKVDGIAGDKTLATLGISSGSSDKDTKPSDSNKEGSTSLSRTDELLLARAINGESRGEPYEGQVAVGAVIMNRVSDARFPNSVAGVVYQPGAFSSINDGQINADLEAAPKKAARDAINGWDPSGGCLYFYNPAKTQNKWIRSRPIVIVIGSHRFTK
- the glpX gene encoding class II fructose-bisphosphatase → MDRDLALGLVRVTEAAALNSAKLMGRGDKIAADQAAVDGMRKTFDLLNIRGTVVIGEGEMDEAPMLYIGEKVGHGGEDSIEVDIAVDPLDGTNLVAKGVPNAIAVVGIARKGCLLHAPDMYMDKIAVGPKAAGCVSLDAPLSENIINVAKALGKKVEDVTVIMLDRERHQHHMDEVRKVGARMKLITDGDVASAIATGFEDTGVDIMVGRGGAPEGVIAACAMKCLGGDMQGRLYPETQEEIDRCKKMGIDDCSKILTLDDLVKGDEVYFAATGVSDGDLLKGVVNYQNDIAKTQSIVMRAKTGTIRFVDTVHNLAKNKR
- the ypeB gene encoding germination protein YpeB produces the protein MFKRQTLISLAVIIAIIGIISFGTVIYTENKAYKNYIQAQYQMRIYSLLENVKNMQVSLSKATVSQTPGQRVLLFEEISRQAEGAKNELHNLPLANESIAQTSKFLTQVSDYTYTLVKNTNRGADIDPKEAKTIEELKDYSSYLTLQLQSLEKDVAEGKIDWKQIKDQVSGNVNSALKENNVDIKFQNISNQMNDYPTLIYDGPFSDKVLNIKPKILEEKLVSKDVALQNAKDAIGADKIQGIKFTGESSRMNIPAYTFAANTKGEKNSTVNIAISKNGGKIIYMLNNRDVKTDKLSVKDAVIKGREYMKSKGYQDMIPLYALRYDNVAIINYVYVKDSVVIYADQIKIKVALDNGEVVGVEASTYLKDHSKQRYIPKPKIDYKKYQDQISKKLKVENIRLAYIPIDSSREVLCYEYVASKDGEKYIIYINAETGKEENILKVIETPNGELTM
- a CDS encoding MGDG synthase family glycosyltransferase; its protein translation is MKILALTVSAGNGHNKAAESIKDYLTNNFEDIDVEIFDTLKYINPILDKLVVGSYLKSVKNTPALYGKLYEYAENDDTVSNLSGFVNDILSIKLKNLIFRKKPDVVYCTHPFPVEMLSILKRKHKVDIPVVAILTDYAPHSFWFYNSIDAYVIPHEDFVCEIREKGVPKDTIYPLGIPISNSFLQNVNKDKIRENLGLSKDKTTLLLMGGGLGIGNITKIYKELCFSTLDLQFIICAGNNTKLKNQLESLKARTLKKTIIFEYTEMVPELMSVSDILVSKPGGLTISEALVKNIPIIITSTIPGQEEKNADYLVNNGVAARVKESGDLTHLMYQLSQSKLRLSHMRDMAKEKSKPNSTKDIANLIVSFANKYIEK
- the murI gene encoding glutamate racemase; this encodes MMRKPIGVFDSGIGGLTVAKEIMNILPNEDIVYFGDTARVPYGNKSKETIKKFSLQISRFLETKDVKAIVIACNTASAFALQAVRENFNIPIIGVISPGARAAVSATRNNKIGIIGTEGTVSSGAYSKEITSIKEGTEIFSTPCPLFVPIAEEGWSEKKVSYMIAEEYLENMKTLGVDTLVMGCTHYPLLNKVVQDVMGDKVKLINPAKETALELLDRLTEMDLKNDEDVKGEYKYYVSDNSSKFIEVGERFLNREIDNILEIDIEKY